Below is a window of Haloterrigena alkaliphila DNA.
GTCCGCGTGCTCGCGTTCGCTCATACCCGTACAGAACAGCCCGAAACTGGTAAAAAGGAACCCGGAGCACGCAACCCGGTAGCAACCCGCCGACTGCGAGGGAACCGCTTCGTTTCAGGTCCACTACGACCGAGCTGGCTGGTGTTCAGACGGTCAGTTGGACCGAGTTACCGGTGGTCTCGCAGAACGGTTACGGCTGCACCAGCAATGACGTACAACGGACCATACCCAGTCTGGATCGCAACCACGGCAGCCGAGCACCTCGAGAACTTGGTTCGTCGACTGCGGCAGACCCAATACGATTGATCACCTCAGCAATAAACCTATTACGTTCTGTGACTAGCTGTTACACATGCCCGTCGATTTCGAGAACTACCAGCCGACGGAGCTGCCGGACGAGGACACGAACGGTCGACGGATCCTCGAGTTTCTGGCCGCCAATCCCGAACTGGGGTATCGAGCCGGCGAACTCGCCGAGGAACTCGACATTCCCCGAGGGAGCGTCGGAACTACACTGAGTCGACTCGAAAGTCGAGGATTCGTCCGACACAAAGGAGAGTACTGGGCGATCAATCCAGAAGCGTACGACGCTCACACGGCGAGCGTCATCGGACTGCGATCCGTCGCGGATCAGTTCGAGGGGGATTATTACGATCGGAATCCGGACTGGGACGCCAACCTCATCGATCTCAGTGAGCGGGAGAACGACGAAAACTCGCCAGAGGCCGAATAATGCACGAGCGCGGCGTCATCGGCGTCGCTGCTGATCCGTTCGGGAACACGCCGCGCCGCCCGTATCTGATCGTGAGCGACGGAACCCATCCGTTCGCCGGGAGGCAGTGCATCGCATTGGGGATAACGACGAAAGAGTACGCAGAGAGCCTCCCGCTTGCCGGCTCGTTCGAAACGGGAACGTTGAATCGCGAATCGTTCGTCTCACCGTGGGCCGTCGTCTCCATACAGGGTATCGATATCGATCGTGCGGTTGCTCGTGTGACCGAGGAGCTAACGGAAACCGCCATCGACGAAATGACGCAGTACGTCGGCAGATAGCGAACGCGGGAGACGAGTTTTCCTTAGATCAGCGGTTCGATCAGTTCCTCGCCGGCCTCGAGCAACTCCCCGACCCGCTCCTCGTCTTCGGCCTCGGCGTAGACCCGCAACACGGGCTCGGTCCCGCTGGGGCGGATCAACAGCCACGAGCCGTCGGCGAGTTGCAGCTTGAAGCCGTCGGCGGTGTTGACGCCCTCGACGTCGGTTCCCGCGACCGAGTCGGGGATTTCCTCCTCGAGGTCGGAGAGCACCCGCGCCTTCTCGTGGTCGGGGCAGGCGACGCTGATCTTGTCCTGAACGACCGTGCCGTGCTCCTCGAGCAGCCGATCCACGCGATCGTCGAGCGGTTCGGCGGCGTGCATCGCGGCCGCGAGCAGGGCCATGAGGACGCCGTCCTTCTCGCGGACGTGCCCGCGCACGGTGAACCCGCCGGACTCCTCGCCGCCGACGAGGGCGTCGTGGTCGCCCATCGCCTCGGCGACCCACTTGAAGCCGACCGGGACCTCGTGGACGCTCTCGCCGTGGGCCTCGGCGACGCGGTCGATCAAGAAGGTCGTGGAGACGGTCCGGACGACCGAGCCCGCGTCGTCCTCGAGCAGGTAGTCGTAGAGCGCGGCGAAGAACAGGTTCTCGTCGAGGTAGCCCCGCCCGGGTGTGACGACGGCGAGGCGGTCGGCGTCGCCGTCGTTCGCGATGCCGAGCGCCGGCTCCGCGCCGTCGTCGGTCACCAGCTCGATCAGCGTCTCGAGGTTCTCCGGCGCGGGTTCGGGCGCGCCGCCGCCGAACTCGGGGTCGCGCTCGCAGCGCAGGCGTTCGATCGACGCCCCGGCGCGCTCGAGGAGGGCGTCGGTCGTCCCGCGACCGCTGCCGTGCATGGCGTCGTAGGCGACGGGCAGCCCCGAGAGGTCGGTCGTCCCGGTGATCGACTCGACCAGCTCGAGGGCGGCGTCGGCGTGGGGGGTGACGAGGTCGACCTCCTCGACGGCGCCGTGTTCGTCCGCCGGAAGCGGGTCGGGTTCGGCGAGGCGGTCCGCGATTGCGTCCGTGACCTCGGGGAGCGCGGGCGCGCCGACCTCGGGGATGAACTTCACGCCGTTGTACTCCGGTGGATTGTGCGAAGCGGTGATCACGAGGCCGCCGGCGAGGTCGCGCTCGACGATCGCGTGGGCGACCAGCGGCGTCGGCCGGTCGCGTTCCGGGACGATCACGTCGAAGCCGTTCGCGCACAGCACCCGCGCCAGCTCTTCGGCGAATCCGCGGGAAGTCTCCCGAGCGTCGTAGCCGACGACGACCGTGCCGTCGAGACCCTCGTCGCGAAGGTACGTCGCCACGGCCTGTCCGACCATTCGCACCCGCGGCGTCGTGAACTCCTCGAGCGTCGCCCGCCAGCCGTCGGTGCCGAAGTTGATCGCCTCCATACGTGTTGGTCTACCTCGCCGGCGAAAAAGGCGACGCCCTCCGACGAACGCAGACCCCGATTCGGCGCTCGAAGCGGTCGGGTCGCACCCGACGGCTGACTGCAGCGCCGTTTTCCGGCCCGCGCCCCTCCCCGTATCCATGAGCCGCACTCCCTCCGTCGTCGCCGTCAGCGGTAGTCTCCGCGATACCAGCTACACGCGGACGGCCCTGCAGTACGTCCTGCGGGCCGCCGAGGTGGCCGGGGCGGAGACGACGCTGTTCGACCTGCGCGAGTACGACATTCCCGTCTACGATCCGGACCTCGAGGAGCAGGGCGACGCCGCCGAAGCGACCCGGCTGGTCCGGGAGGCGGACGCCGTCGCTCGCTGCGGCTCGTCACCGCTCGCCGTTCCGAGGCGCTACGCGCCTCGCTCTCGGAACGCCAGTGTACCACGGCTCTTACTCCGGGGCGCTGAAAAACTTCCACGATTACTGCGGGTTCGACGAGTACGAGGGCACGACCGTCGGTCTGCTGGCCAGCGCCGGCGGCGGCAGCTACGGATCGACGCTCGACCACCTTCGGATCACCGTCCGTGGCGTTCACGGCTGGGTCCTGCCTCATCAGGTCGGACTCCGGAACGCGAGCGAGAAGTTCGAGTCCGATCCGAACGCCATCGACGGCCGACGGTTCCGCGACCCCGGCCTGCAGGAACGGGTCGAAAAACTCGGCCGCAGCCTCGCCGAGTACGCCTTCATCGATCCCAGCGTCACCTCGGCGCAGTCCGCGGCGGCCGACGACTGACGAGCGACCCTCGTTCGATACCGATCAGGCCTCGACGGCGTCGAGGCGCTGTTCGAACAGCCGTTCGCCCGACTCCTCGCAGACCACCGCGAAGACCTCGTGTGAGGTACAGCAGGACTCGACCGTCTCCTCGGTCATGCTGATATCGCCGCCGGTCGGACACGTCTCGATGAACATCCGGAGTCCGTTGAGCACCTGCCCCTTCGTTTCGGGTTCGTAGACCTCCCAGTCGTCGGTCCACGTCTCGAGGGCCCGGCTGGCGGCGACGTCGGCCAGGAGCGCCGCCCGGGACGGCCAGCGGCCGGCCATCCCGCCCGGGGAGACGAGCAACTGGACGTCCTCGCGGGACTCGATGGCGAACTCCTCGGGGTCGGCGTCGAAGCCGAAGGCGTCGATGGCGTCGGCCGCGTCGAGCCCCGACTCGTCGAGCGCCTCGATCGCCTCGAGCCACGCCGCCTCGAACGCGTCGGTAACGCAGAGATCGTCGACCGTCTCGCAGGGCTCGAGGACGTCGCGTTCCAGGAAGTACGTCTCGAGGTCGGTGGGATCGAGAGTGGCCTCGGGTTGCGTCTCGGCATCGATCGATGACGTCGATTCGGTCGCGGTGGCGTCCTCGGTCGACCCCGCGCCGGCATCAGTCCCGCCTCCCGTGGCAGCGGGGTCCTCGTCGTCGGCGGACCCGGTATCGACGGGGCCGAGCCCGCTGGCGAGTTCGGGATCCGGCTCCTTCCCGAACCAGCGCAGCACTTCCGGCGGGAGGTATCGCTTCGTCAGCGTCGGCGTTCCGGGAACGAGATACCCGCGGAGGGAGATGAGCGCGATCGAGATCCCGACCGCGAGCGCACCGCCGACCCTGCTCTTGCGCGCGATCAGCGATCCGACGACCGCGGCGATAGCCAGGTTCAGTATCGTACACGGTTCACACCGGTTTTCGCCGGTGTACTCCGGTTGTTTGAGGTCGTCGACGATCTCGAGGTCCATTTCGTCCCGATAACGGACCCGCGATAGTATCTATTTTTCGGGACTATTTACGGTAGATACTATGGACGAAGAACTCGGGAGCGTCGACAGCCTCACTCGAGGCCGACGAGTCGCTCCTTCTCCCGTCGGCTCAGCTGTTTGATCTCGTACTCGCGGGACATCGCGGTCGATTTCGTCGCGTAGCGCTCGTGGTACCGCAGTTCGACGGGCGTCCGTCCTCGCGTGTACTTCGCTCCCTCGCCGGCGTCGTGTTCGGCGACCCGTCGCTCGAGGTCGCTCGTGTAGCCGGTGTAAAGCGAGCCGTCGGCGCACTCGAGGACGTAGACGACGTGATCCGCCATGAGAGCACGGTCGAACCGGGACACAAAAAGCATCACGCAACGGGGGCGCATGGTCGTCGTCGCGATACGTCGACGGGATCAGGTGCCGCGGCCGCGCTGTCTGGCGGCCTCTGCGATCCCGGCGTTGGCCGAACAGCTCACACACGCCCGAATCTCGCCGTTTTCGTCGGCGAAGACGCGTGCGAAGCGTTCGGAGACGTGCGCGCCGCAATGGTCACAGGTGGGCATTGGGCAATGGTCACACCGGCCGAAGCCGGTACCCAATCCTACTGGGTGTGGAGATAAATAACCTTCCCCAAACGCTGTTTGGCTTTTCGGTTCCCGAATATTATTTTTCGTATTGGCGCAGGAGCGGCTCAGCCACGAGCCCCGTCGATCGCACGCGCGATCAACGTCGCCTGGGCGCCGGCGACGAATCCGGCGTCGATGTTGACGACCGACAGGACGGTACACGACTGGAGCATCCCCGCCAGGGCCGCTTCGCCGTCGCCCCCGTGGCCGTAGCCGCTCGAGACGGGGACGGCGATGACCGGGGTGTCGACCAGTCCGGCGATAACGGTCGGCAGCGCACCCTCCCGGCCCGCCGCGACGATCAACACGTCCACCTCGCGGAGTCGATCGACCTGATCGAGCGTGCGGTCCAGCGCCGCGACGCCGACGTCGTCGATCCGATCGATCGTCGCCCCCGCGTCGAGGCAGACGACTTCGGCCTCGTCGGCGACCGGCCCGTCGACGGTCCCCGCCGTGACGATACCGACCGTCGCCGACAGCGAGGGCGCCTCGTAGTCGGCCGTTACGATCCGAACCGTCGATCCCCGTCGCTCGACGGTGGCGTCGGGGAACGTCTCTCCGAGACTCGACTCGAGCGCCTCGACCTGCCGGTCGGCAGCGCGAGTAACCAGCGCTCGACCGGTGGTCTCGAGGGCGGTTTCGGCGAGGGCGACGACCTGCGGCGGAGATTTCCCCTCCGCCAAAATCGCCTCCGGAATGCCGCGACGTTGCTGGCGGGCCGCGTCGAACCGACCGGCGTCGTCGGTGACGTACCCCCTGAGTTCGGCTTCGGCCTCCGCCGGCGACAGCGAGCCGTCGGCGACGGCCTCGAGGAGTTCGCGCATACGATTCCTCGGGGGCGGACGCACTCGAATCCGTCGACACGTTCGCTCGAGACGAGACGCGACGAAAGCGCGCGCGAGATGGACGTACGGCGCGCGCGAGTCCGATTCGCCCCGCAATCGAGGGTCGAATCCTGCCCGCTGATTCATCGGACATATACTTTCCGGTGATATCCACCCCCGAAACAGCCGGGTCAACCGCTGCAACCCCCGTATTCCAATCCATAACCACAGCACTTATATTGGGTTAAGCGGAATCCGTAGATCGTATGGCAGACCTTATCGTCAAAGCCGCCGTAAAAGAAGCGCTCGATGACAAAAACGTCGCCTCGGATTTCTACGACGCACTCGACGACGAAGTGTCCGAGCTGCTCGACGACGCTGCGCGACGAGCCGAATCCAACGACCGGAAGACGGTCCAGCCCCGCGACCTGTAAGGGACGCCACGCGAGTCGTTTTTTATCGACGCCAGTGTGCGAGTAGCCACTGCCTTCTCCGGCGATCCGGTCGCGTCGGCGTCTCGCAGTGGCGCTGCCGAGTCGAGTTTTTTGACGCTGGCCGCGGTACCGGTCAGTCGAGCATGCTTCGGAAACTGTTGATCGGCTTCGGCTGTATCGAGATCGTCAGGCCCCAGCCGGTCCTCGATATGTGCGAACGGATCGGCCTGCAAAACCCCGAGGACGTCCAGTTGCGAGAGCGGGCCCTGTGGGGCGCCCGACTCGAGGGACTCCTGTTCGTCTGGCTGCTGGTACGCGGCCGGGAGGGATCGACGCTCGTCAGCGCGCTGCTCGCGCTGGCCGGGACCGTGCTGGTACTGCTCCCCCAACCGGTCATCGAACTCAGCCAGCGGCTGGTTTACGAGAACACCGACGACCTCGAGGTGAAGCCGTGGATCGAGCCCGCGGCCCGCGCCCTCGGTGCGCTCTACCTGCTCGTCGTCGTCCTCTCGGTGCGCAGCGACGACGACGCGGCGGAAGACGCGGAGATCGCGACGGCGTAGCGAGGTGCGCCGCCCTCGGACTGCGACGGATCGCTCTCGAACAACTGTTTTGCGACCTGCGCGCGAACTCCCCGTATGCGACGCCCCATCGCACTCGGTCTGGGACTGCTCGTGACCATCGCCCCGGAACGGATCGTCGAGCCCGCCGAACGGCTCGCCTTCGAGAACCCCGACGCGGGCCGGCTGCGACCGTGGACGCTCCCGATTGCTCGCCTGAAGGGACTGCTGTTCGTCCGGCTGCTGGGACGGCGATCCGAGAACCCGAGGGTCCTCCCGGCGGCGGTCGCGGGGCTGGGCGCGCTCCTCGCGCTGGCACCCCGCAGCGCGCTCGCCGTCGGCCTCCGGATCGCCTACGAGAATTCCGACGACCTCGAGGTGAAACCGTGGGTGGTGCCGGCGGCGCGAGTGCTGGGGGTGTGCTACCTGGCCGTCGGGCTGTTCGCGGGGCGCGCGACCGCGCCGGACGACCGCGAGGAATCGGCGTCGATCGCCCGCTGAGCGTCGGTCAGTACTCGCGGACGTCGACGCCGTCGGCGGTTCCGACGTAGGTCGCGTCCGCCAGCCCGACGAACAGTCCGTGTTCGACGACGCCCGGCAGGCGCGAGAGGTGCGTCGCGAGGGTGTCCGGATCCTCGATCGAGCCGAACGCGCAATCGAGCACGAGGTTGCCGTTGTCGGTGACGACCGGGCCGTCCTTCCCCTCGGCTGCGCGAAGCGTCGGCTCGCTGCCCAGATCGCGGACTCGATCGGCGATGACCGTGTGCGCGTCGGGGAGTACTTCGACCGGCACCGATCGCTCGAGCGTCGGCGCGAGTTTTGAGGGATCGGCGACGACGACGAACCGATCAGCCGCCGTATCGACCAGTTTCTCGCGTGCGTGCGCGGCGCCGCCGCCCTTGATCAGCGCGCCGTGGCCGTCGGCGTCGGGAGCGTCGACCACCTGATCGGCCCCGTCGATCGCCAGGTCGACGGTCTCGACCGCGTCGAGCGTCGTCAGTTCGATTCCGACCTCGAGCGCCAGCCGGCGAGACTGGAATGAGGTCGGAATTCCCCGGATCTCGAGGCCGTCGGCGACGGCCCGGCCGAGGGCCTCGATCGCGTAGGCCGTCGTCGAGCCGGTCCCGAGTCCGACGACGAACCCGTCTTCGACCGCCTCGGCGGCGCGTTCGCCGGCCGCCCGTTTCGCTGCGTCGGACCCGCCTGCCGTCTTCATGGCTACTACCGCGACCGGCGACGGGAAAAACGTTGTACTCTCGCGGTCGGTGACATCCTCTCGGCGAACGTCGAGTCCGTAACGCGCTCCTGGCGAACGTCGGGTCCGCGACGAGCGTCGCCGGTATCGTCCGCCAGTCGAACCTTTTTCGTCAGGGCCGTGGTCGACCCGCTATGGCGACATCGGGATCAGGGGGCACCGACGGTGACGACGCCAGTATCGGCACCGCAGTGGCCCTCGAGAACGTCCGCAAGACCTACCAGCTGGGCGAACCGGTCCACGCGTTAGACGGCGTCTCGCTCGAGATTCCGCGCGGGTCCTACACGGCGATCATGGGGCCCAGCGGCTCGGGGAAGTCGACGCTGATGAACCTCGTCGGTTGCCTGGACACGCCGACCGAGGGTACCGTCGTCGTCGACGGGGAGGACGTGGCCGCGCTGACCGACCGCGAGCGAACGACGCTGCGGGGGACGACCGTCGGCTTCGTCTTCCAGACGTTCAACCTCATGCCCAGACTGACCGCCCTCGAGAACGTCGCGCTCCCCCAGTTGTTCCAGGACGTCGACCGGGGAACCCGCCGCGAGCGGGCGCGTGACCTCCTCGAGCGGGTCGGTCTCGCCGATCGGGCGGACCACCTGCCCAACGAACTCTCGGGCGGGCAGCGCCAGCGGGTCGCGCTGGCGCGGGCGCTGGTCAACGATCCCGCACTCGTGCTGGCCGACGAACCGTCGGGCAACCTCGACACCGAAACCGAGGCCGACATCCTCGACCTCTTCGCGGAGTTTCACGACGCCGGAACGACGATGATCGTCGTCACCCACGAGCGCCACGTCGCCGAGCGCGCCGAGCGGATCGTCCACCTGCTCGACGGAACACTCGAGCGCATCGAGGAACTGGATGGGTCGGACGAGGGGGCCTCGCGTCCGGCCGGTGAGGGCTCGAGGTCGATCGGTGGCGGCGCGAGTCCGTCCGACGCGGCCGACGGGGACGACGGGGCGAGTTCCTGATGCGAATCCTCGAGAGTCTGCGCCTCTCGTGGCGTTCGATCCGCGGGCACAAACTGCGCTCGGCGCTGACGACGCTGGGAATCGTCATCGGCATCGCGGCGGTCATCGCGTTCGTCACGCTGGGCGCGAGCCTGCAGGCGGGGGTCATCGGCGACATCAGCCCCGACGACCGGCGCAACGTCTACGGCTGGGCCGCCGACCCCGACACCGATGGCGGACCGCTGGCCGGCGCCCAGCCGGTATTCAGCCAGTCGGACCTCGACGCGCTCGAGGAGCGAGAGGGGATCGACGCGGCCTACGGCTACATGCCGCTGTCGACCCAGGCGCTGATCTACGAGGGAGAGATCTCGCCCCAGAGCGACGCGTTGGTCGCCGCGGGACCGTCCTACATCAGGGAGAACACGCTCGACGAGGGCCGACAGTTCCGACAGGGCGAACGCGAGGCGGTCATCAATCCGGCCGTCGCCGGACAGTTCGAGGAACCCGTCTCGGTCGGCGACGAACTGACGATCGCCCTGCAAGGCGGCGAGCGGACGACCGTCACCGTGGTCGGGATCACCGACTCCTCGGAGGGACTGAGCCCGTTCGAGGGGTTCGAACCCTCGCCGCAGGTCTACGTCCCGACCGACCCCTTCTACACGGAGGACGCGGCCGGGGCGTTCCCGAGCGGCGGCGATAGCGAGGGCGACGGTGGCGAGAACGCCAGCGACGGCAACGGGACGCAGTCGAACGGGGACGGGGGCGACGCGGCCGACGCGCTGTTCCTCGCGATCGTCATCGAGGCCCCGTCGGCCGACGAGGCGGCGATCGACCGGGCCAAGGAGAGCGCGACCGCCTACCTCGAGAGCGAGGAGTCCGACGCGAGCGATCTGCTGACAGACGATCTCGCCATCACTCTCCAGACGAGCGAGGAGTTGCTCCAGCAACTCGAGGACGTGCTGGACCTGCTGCAGAACTTCATCGTCGGCATCGCGGCGATCTCGCTGGTCGTGGGATCGATCGGAATCGCCAACATCATGCTCGTCTCCGTAACGGAGCGAACCCGCGAGATCGGCATCATGAAGGCCATCGGCGCCCAGAACCGGGAGGTCCTCGGGCTGTTCCTCGCCGAGGCGGTGATCCTCGGCATCATCGGGGCGATCCTCGGCACGCTGCTGGGCCTCCTCGCGGGCTACGTCGGCGTCTGGTACATCGATCTCCCGCTGGTCTACCCTTACGAGTACGTCGCGGTGGCGATCGCCGTCGGCGTACTCGTCGGAATCCTCGCGGGGCTGTACCCGGCCTGGCGGGCGGCGCGAACGGATCCGATCGACGCGCTCCGGTACGAGTGAGCGGTGAGACGAGCGATCGGCGGCGGGTTCGGAAACGAAGGGCGAGTCGTCAGTCGTCGGCCGGTCGCGATCCCGACTCGTCGGGCGAGGGGATCGACGGCTCGGAGGCGGTTTCGACGGAGTCGGCCGGGGGCTCCTCGAGGTCGGTCTCGGCGAGTTCGGCGAAGGTCGCGTCGCCGTTGACTTCGTCGGCGAGCAGGTCGACGGCCTCGACGAAGACGGCGACGATCAGCGGGCCGACGACGACGCCGATCGCGCCGAGGGTGAACAGTCCACCGGTGAAGCCGACGAAGTAGAGGCTGCCGGGCAGGCCGGCGGAGCGGCGGGCCAGTCGCGGCCGGACGACCACGTCGGGGAGCGAGGCGACGAAGACCATTCCGAGGACGCCGACGAGGAGTCCAGCGGCGAGTTCGCCGACGGCGAGATGGTAGAGCGCGATCGGCAGGATCAGCAGGCTGGGACCGATCATCGGGATGAACTGGAGGATTGCCGCGACGAACCCGAGGGTGAAGGCCGCCTCGTAGCCGAGTAGCCAGAACAACGGGTAGGCGACGGCGAACGTCGCGACCGACGTCGCGAGCTGGAGGACGTAGATCGCGTACAGCGTCTCGCGGATGCGCGTGGCGAGCGCGAAGACGATGTCTCGGTAGCCGTGGGGGACCGGTGCGATGGTCGCGCGGCCGGCGTCGTCGGCCTTCAACAGCAGCGCGAACAACACCATGACGAACAGCGCGAACTTGATCGCGAGCACCGGTAACGACGCGGCGAAGGAGACGGCCACATCCCCGAGGACGTCCAGCGCCATCGACCTGGCGTCGGCGACCTCGACGGTGTAGGCGACGTCCAGCACCGTAACCGTCACCTCGGGCGGAATGCCTTCGACGACCTCTCGTACCTGATCGAACCGCACGTAGAGGGCGACGACCAGCGGCGCGAAGACGGCGACGGCGCCGAGGAATCCGAGCACGGTCGCCGCGGCGGCCGACAGCCACTCCGAGAGCCCGCGTCTGTGCAGCCAGCCCTGGACGGGCAACAGGACGTACGCTACCGTCAGCGCGAACATGATCGTTCCCAACACGTCGAGCAGGATCCCACCGGTCACGATCCCGAGTATCGCGACGATACCCGCGAGCACGTACCGCCGA
It encodes the following:
- a CDS encoding MarR family transcriptional regulator — its product is MPVDFENYQPTELPDEDTNGRRILEFLAANPELGYRAGELAEELDIPRGSVGTTLSRLESRGFVRHKGEYWAINPEAYDAHTASVIGLRSVADQFEGDYYDRNPDWDANLIDLSERENDENSPEAE
- a CDS encoding phosphoglucomutase/phosphomannomutase family protein translates to MEAINFGTDGWRATLEEFTTPRVRMVGQAVATYLRDEGLDGTVVVGYDARETSRGFAEELARVLCANGFDVIVPERDRPTPLVAHAIVERDLAGGLVITASHNPPEYNGVKFIPEVGAPALPEVTDAIADRLAEPDPLPADEHGAVEEVDLVTPHADAALELVESITGTTDLSGLPVAYDAMHGSGRGTTDALLERAGASIERLRCERDPEFGGGAPEPAPENLETLIELVTDDGAEPALGIANDGDADRLAVVTPGRGYLDENLFFAALYDYLLEDDAGSVVRTVSTTFLIDRVAEAHGESVHEVPVGFKWVAEAMGDHDALVGGEESGGFTVRGHVREKDGVLMALLAAAMHAAEPLDDRVDRLLEEHGTVVQDKISVACPDHEKARVLSDLEEEIPDSVAGTDVEGVNTADGFKLQLADGSWLLIRPSGTEPVLRVYAEAEDEERVGELLEAGEELIEPLI
- a CDS encoding GIY-YIG nuclease family protein, giving the protein MADHVVYVLECADGSLYTGYTSDLERRVAEHDAGEGAKYTRGRTPVELRYHERYATKSTAMSREYEIKQLSRREKERLVGLE
- a CDS encoding DUF7563 family protein, which produces MPTCDHCGAHVSERFARVFADENGEIRACVSCSANAGIAEAARQRGRGT
- the larB gene encoding nickel pincer cofactor biosynthesis protein LarB, whose product is MRELLEAVADGSLSPAEAEAELRGYVTDDAGRFDAARQQRRGIPEAILAEGKSPPQVVALAETALETTGRALVTRAADRQVEALESSLGETFPDATVERRGSTVRIVTADYEAPSLSATVGIVTAGTVDGPVADEAEVVCLDAGATIDRIDDVGVAALDRTLDQVDRLREVDVLIVAAGREGALPTVIAGLVDTPVIAVPVSSGYGHGGDGEAALAGMLQSCTVLSVVNIDAGFVAGAQATLIARAIDGARG
- a CDS encoding DUF1931 domain-containing protein, which codes for MADLIVKAAVKEALDDKNVASDFYDALDDEVSELLDDAARRAESNDRKTVQPRDL
- the rpiA gene encoding ribose-5-phosphate isomerase RpiA; this encodes MKTAGGSDAAKRAAGERAAEAVEDGFVVGLGTGSTTAYAIEALGRAVADGLEIRGIPTSFQSRRLALEVGIELTTLDAVETVDLAIDGADQVVDAPDADGHGALIKGGGAAHAREKLVDTAADRFVVVADPSKLAPTLERSVPVEVLPDAHTVIADRVRDLGSEPTLRAAEGKDGPVVTDNGNLVLDCAFGSIEDPDTLATHLSRLPGVVEHGLFVGLADATYVGTADGVDVREY
- a CDS encoding ABC transporter ATP-binding protein, which gives rise to MATSGSGGTDGDDASIGTAVALENVRKTYQLGEPVHALDGVSLEIPRGSYTAIMGPSGSGKSTLMNLVGCLDTPTEGTVVVDGEDVAALTDRERTTLRGTTVGFVFQTFNLMPRLTALENVALPQLFQDVDRGTRRERARDLLERVGLADRADHLPNELSGGQRQRVALARALVNDPALVLADEPSGNLDTETEADILDLFAEFHDAGTTMIVVTHERHVAERAERIVHLLDGTLERIEELDGSDEGASRPAGEGSRSIGGGASPSDAADGDDGASS
- a CDS encoding ABC transporter permease — its product is MRILESLRLSWRSIRGHKLRSALTTLGIVIGIAAVIAFVTLGASLQAGVIGDISPDDRRNVYGWAADPDTDGGPLAGAQPVFSQSDLDALEEREGIDAAYGYMPLSTQALIYEGEISPQSDALVAAGPSYIRENTLDEGRQFRQGEREAVINPAVAGQFEEPVSVGDELTIALQGGERTTVTVVGITDSSEGLSPFEGFEPSPQVYVPTDPFYTEDAAGAFPSGGDSEGDGGENASDGNGTQSNGDGGDAADALFLAIVIEAPSADEAAIDRAKESATAYLESEESDASDLLTDDLAITLQTSEELLQQLEDVLDLLQNFIVGIAAISLVVGSIGIANIMLVSVTERTREIGIMKAIGAQNREVLGLFLAEAVILGIIGAILGTLLGLLAGYVGVWYIDLPLVYPYEYVAVAIAVGVLVGILAGLYPAWRAARTDPIDALRYE
- a CDS encoding AI-2E family transporter codes for the protein MTGNATAARNRRYVLAGIVAILGIVTGGILLDVLGTIMFALTVAYVLLPVQGWLHRRGLSEWLSAAAATVLGFLGAVAVFAPLVVALYVRFDQVREVVEGIPPEVTVTVLDVAYTVEVADARSMALDVLGDVAVSFAASLPVLAIKFALFVMVLFALLLKADDAGRATIAPVPHGYRDIVFALATRIRETLYAIYVLQLATSVATFAVAYPLFWLLGYEAAFTLGFVAAILQFIPMIGPSLLILPIALYHLAVGELAAGLLVGVLGMVFVASLPDVVVRPRLARRSAGLPGSLYFVGFTGGLFTLGAIGVVVGPLIVAVFVEAVDLLADEVNGDATFAELAETDLEEPPADSVETASEPSIPSPDESGSRPADD